Proteins encoded by one window of Cylindrospermum stagnale PCC 7417:
- a CDS encoding sterol desaturase family protein: MEIMTSILRNCLYPLKQLVVPDSQIYWLYLLSSLLITLLLYLLHLAKTEEKKSFLEYCFPKEVYLHRSAILDLQNYLPMALIKSFVIVPIATVISATAIANVVSNFLSYLTGVTSLFPVTEPQFWHHVAFSIFLILAIDFGYFYNHYLRHQSPLIWEFHKIHHTAEVLTPLTLYRHHPIDYVFQTVAVSICSGVAIGLWTYLFGSQMQVLYLNGIPFLLFVFHLTGNFRHSHIWLAFPYWISHIFISPAQHYIHHANESKYYDKNYGKIFAIWDWMFGTLYVPKSYEDLDLGLPGDEGKPFDSVVNFYLQPFKAVFKNTKNQKPLYVSVLDGDTTSPNQIQD; this comes from the coding sequence ATGGAAATAATGACATCAATATTAAGGAACTGTTTGTACCCACTAAAACAGCTAGTGGTGCCGGATTCTCAGATTTACTGGCTTTACCTACTTTCCTCATTACTAATAACACTGCTGCTCTATCTACTGCACCTTGCGAAGACAGAAGAGAAGAAGAGCTTTCTGGAATACTGCTTTCCCAAAGAAGTTTATCTTCATCGTTCAGCAATTCTGGATTTACAGAACTATTTGCCTATGGCGTTGATCAAAAGCTTTGTCATAGTTCCCATTGCCACAGTTATATCTGCAACAGCTATTGCTAATGTAGTCAGCAACTTTTTAAGCTACCTAACTGGCGTAACTAGCCTTTTTCCAGTCACAGAACCACAGTTTTGGCATCATGTCGCTTTTAGTATTTTTCTGATCCTGGCTATTGACTTTGGCTATTTCTACAATCATTACCTCAGACATCAAAGTCCTCTAATCTGGGAATTCCATAAAATCCATCACACTGCTGAAGTGCTAACCCCGCTGACTTTATACCGCCATCATCCTATCGATTATGTTTTCCAAACAGTGGCGGTTTCTATCTGCTCTGGTGTAGCCATAGGATTGTGGACTTATCTGTTCGGCAGCCAGATGCAGGTTCTATATCTCAATGGTATCCCCTTTCTGCTGTTCGTCTTTCACCTCACTGGTAATTTCCGCCATTCTCATATCTGGCTAGCATTTCCTTATTGGATTAGCCATATTTTCATTAGTCCAGCTCAACACTATATTCATCACGCTAACGAGTCTAAGTATTACGACAAAAATTACGGAAAGATCTTCGCAATCTGGGACTGGATGTTTGGTACATTGTACGTTCCGAAGAGCTATGAGGATCTCGATTTAGGTTTGCCTGGTGATGAAGGAAAGCCATTTGATAGTGTAGTAAACTTCTATTTGCAACCATTTAAGGCAGTATTCAAAAATACCAAAAACCAAAAACCACTCTACGTCTCAGTTTTGGATGGGGACACCACATCACCCAACCAGATACAAGATTAA
- a CDS encoding MFS transporter, with amino-acid sequence MSTTQEEQSNKLKQETKSVEKWGATLGISIGVFIFALDVYIVNLGLPIMVESLHTSFATIQWVVLSYLLAIAIFVLSAAKLGDMWSKKQLYIIGMIVFTISSLLCGLAPNVGFLIAFRALQGLGAAFLSGLGTAMIVEVFPPEERGLGLGIRAGVFGLGITLGPTVGGLLISLGGWPLIFFVNVPIGIVGSLIVARLVPPSVVTGSKQGFDVIGTLILTITLTCFTLAITLLQNGSSSHTVLALFVISAISLACFLLVESRLLEPMLDLTIFRSLEFSLGLTLRFLGNFVMAGVIFMLPFFLELVKHYPTKQVGLLLAVPPVLIVLTAPIAGILADRFGALAISLIGLILMAVGCLLLSTFDTELTIRNYILAIIPYGLGVGMFQSPNNSAIMGASPKGQLGLASGLLSLSRILGQTAGVPLVGALFSFVAIASAKLAPNIDVTNAPIEAIVLGTQTTFRIVAALLIASIILTGLLWLLEHKKAKASQVMENLPDY; translated from the coding sequence ATGTCAACAACCCAGGAAGAGCAATCTAATAAACTAAAGCAAGAAACAAAATCGGTGGAAAAATGGGGGGCAACACTGGGCATTAGCATTGGTGTATTCATTTTTGCCTTGGATGTCTACATAGTCAACCTGGGACTGCCAATCATGGTTGAATCACTCCACACCAGTTTTGCGACGATTCAATGGGTAGTTTTAAGTTATCTGTTAGCGATCGCTATTTTTGTGCTGAGTGCGGCAAAATTAGGCGATATGTGGAGCAAAAAGCAATTGTACATTATTGGCATGATCGTGTTCACAATCAGCTCACTGTTGTGTGGACTTGCCCCAAATGTCGGCTTTTTGATCGCCTTTCGGGCACTCCAAGGACTAGGTGCTGCCTTTTTGTCGGGACTGGGAACGGCAATGATTGTGGAAGTGTTTCCACCAGAAGAGCGCGGACTTGGGCTAGGCATCAGGGCGGGGGTTTTCGGGCTAGGAATCACCTTAGGGCCAACTGTAGGAGGGCTGCTGATTAGTTTGGGAGGCTGGCCTTTAATCTTCTTCGTAAACGTGCCGATTGGGATTGTTGGCAGTTTAATTGTGGCCCGTCTTGTACCGCCTTCTGTTGTGACTGGCAGTAAACAAGGCTTTGATGTCATCGGTACCCTGATCCTTACCATCACCTTAACCTGCTTTACACTCGCTATCACCTTATTACAAAACGGTAGCTCTTCTCATACAGTGCTGGCTTTGTTTGTTATCTCTGCCATCAGTTTAGCCTGCTTTTTATTGGTAGAATCCCGTCTCTTAGAGCCAATGCTTGACTTGACGATTTTTCGTTCCCTAGAGTTCAGCCTTGGCTTAACGCTGCGGTTTCTGGGGAATTTCGTGATGGCAGGTGTCATCTTCATGCTACCTTTCTTCTTGGAATTGGTTAAGCACTATCCCACTAAGCAAGTAGGTTTGTTGCTGGCAGTACCGCCGGTTCTGATTGTGCTGACTGCACCCATCGCTGGTATTCTGGCTGACCGCTTCGGAGCGCTTGCCATTAGCTTAATCGGGCTAATATTAATGGCAGTTGGTTGCTTGCTCCTCAGCACCTTTGATACTGAATTAACTATCCGCAACTATATTCTGGCGATTATTCCCTATGGGCTGGGAGTGGGAATGTTCCAATCGCCCAACAATAGCGCCATTATGGGAGCCTCGCCAAAAGGGCAGTTAGGTCTGGCTTCGGGATTGTTGTCATTGTCGCGAATATTGGGGCAAACAGCAGGTGTCCCCCTGGTAGGTGCGCTGTTTTCCTTTGTGGCGATCGCAAGTGCTAAACTTGCACCAAATATCGATGTCACCAATGCACCTATTGAGGCAATAGTTCTCGGTACCCAGACTACCTTTCGCATCGTCGCCGCTCTCTTGATAGCTTCGATTATACTTACAGGTCTTTTGTGGTTGCTAGAGCACAAAAAAGCCAAAGCCTCCCAGGTGATGGAAAATCTACCAGACTATTAA